caaaatccagcagcacatcaaaaagcttatccaccacgatcaagtcggcttcatccctgggatgcaaggctgattcaacatacgcaaatcaataaacataatccatcacataaacagaaccaatgacaaaaaccacatgattatctcaacagatgcagaaaaggcctttgacaaaattcaacagcccttcatgctaaaagctctcaatcaactaggtattgatggaatgcatctcaaaataataagagctatttacgacaaacccacagccaatatcatactgaacgggcaaaatctggaagcattccctttgaaaaccggcacaagacaggaatgccctctctcaccactcctattcaatgtagtgttggaagttctggttagggcaatcaggcaagagaaagaaataaagagttaggaaaagaggaagtcaaattgtccctgtttgcagatgacatgattgtatatttagaaaaccccatcatctcagcccaaaatctccttaagctgataagcaacttcagcaaagtctcaggatacaaaatcaatgtgcaaaaatcacaagcattcctatacaacaataacagataaacagagagccaagtcatgagtgaactcccattcacaattgctacaaagagaataaaatacctaggaatccaacttacaggcatgtgaaggacctcttcaaggagaactacaaaccactgctcaatgaaataaaagaggacacaaacaaatgggagaacattccatgctcatggttaggaagaatcaacatcataaaaatggccataccgtccaaggtaatttatagattcaatgccatccccatcaagctaccaatgactttcttcacagaattggaaaaaactactttaaagttcatatggaaccaaaaaagagcccccattgccaagacaatcctaagccaaaagaacaaagctggaggcatcactctacctgacttcaaactatattacaaggctacagtaaccaaaccagcatggtactggtaccaaaacaaagatatagaccaaatgaacagaacagagcccttagaaataacacaacacatctacaaccatctgatctttgacaaacctgacagaagaaatggggaaaggattctctatttaataaatgttgctggggaaactggctaaccacatgtagaaagctgaaactgaatcctttccttacaccttatacaaaaattaattcaagatggattaaagacttaaatgttagacctaaaaccataaaaaccctagaagaaaacctaggcaataccattcaggacataggcatgggcaaggacttcatgactaaaacaccaaaagcaatggcaacaaaagccaaaatagataaatgggatctaattaaactaaagagcctctgcacagcagaagaaacgaccatcagagtgaacaggcaacctacagaatgggagaaaatctttgcagtctactctctgacaaagggctaatatccagaatctagaaagaacttaaacaaatttacaagaaaaaaaaaacaaacaatcccatcaaaaagtgggcaaaggatatgaacagacacttctcaaaagaagacatttatgtagccaatagacacatgaaaaaatgctcatcatcactgttcatcagagaaatgcaaatcaaaaccgcaatgagataccatctcacaccagttagaatggcaatcattaaaaagtcaggaaacaacagatgctggagaggatgtggagaaacaggaaagcttttacactgttggtaggactgcaaactagttcaaccattgtagaagacagtgtggtgattcctcaaggatctagaactagaaataccatttgatccaacatcccattactgggcatatagccaaaggattataaatcgtgctactaaaaagacacatgcacatgtatgtttatcgtggcactattcacaatagcaaagacttggaaccaactcaaatgtccatcaatgatatactggattaagaaaatgtggcacatatacaccatggaatactatgcagccataaaaaaggataagtccatgtcctttgcaagggacttggatgcagctggaaaccatcattctgagcaaactatcacaaggacagaaaaccaaacattgcatgttctcactcataggtgggaattgaacaatgagaacacttggatacaggaaggggaatgtcccaccctggggcctgttgtgggagggatggcattaggagaaatacctaatgtaaatgacaagttaatgggtgcagcaaaccagcatggcacatgtatacatatgtaaaaaatctccacattgtgcacatgtaccctagaacttaaagtataataattttttaaaaagtctcagcAAGGTTTGAAGGATTGTTATCTCTTGCAGCTGCAAGCAATGCAGATTTCTTTTGCATGCAAGcaatgcagttttgttttgttttgttttttgcatcaTAAACATATCCTTGCAACAATtatttctaacaaaaaaaaatcttgaaagattTTTCCTTCAAGTCTTTCACCCAGACTTCAAAGATGATTGTATGTCCTATTGTTACAGGACAGGGCTCAAGATCCAGACCCCCAAAAGAGGattcttggatctcgcacaagaaagaattcagggtgagtccacagtgcaaagtaaaagcacatttattaagaaagtaaagaggCAAAAGTACaactactccatagacagagtagaaTGTTCCTGAAAGTCAGGAGGGGAACGTGTCCACCCTAGGTACAATTGCTTGTATATATGGGGAGATGTCttctgctacaagggtttgtgataacagatttcttttctttttctttttcttttctttctttcttttctttttttcttttttctttttttttttttttttttttttttttttttgatgaagtctcgctttgttgcctaggccgtagtgaagtggcacaatcttggctcactgcaaccactgcccacaaagttcaagtgattctcctgcctcagcctcccaagcagctcgggttacaggtgcccactaccacgcacagctaatttttgtatttttagtaaagacagggtttcactatgttgggcaggttggttttgaactcctgacttcagatgatccaccactttggcctcccaaagtgctgggattacaggtgtgagccaccgggcccaatcctgttttcttcattactatattttgtaagaatcaatatcattatcttttgtttttttttgagatggagtctcactctgttgcccaggctggtgtgcagtggctcaatcatggctcactgcaacctccacctcccgggttcaagcaattctcctgcctcagcctcccgagtagctcagactacaggtgcataccaccacgcgcagctaattttggtttttgtatttttagtagagatggggttccaccattttgcccaggctgccctcaaactcctgacctcgtgatccacccacctcggccttcgaaagtgctgggattacaggcatgagccaccacacccgggcaatattattatctttaaagcaaaattaggaatgtcTTTGTTCTCCAGATATTGGGATATCTGTACATtcccaagtctgggtctgtttagtaaacattatgAATTTGTTCCTGTAACAGCAAACATCTATAGGTTAGGAAGGCCTAACTTCGTGAGAATAGAGCCTAACaatctcagcctcattttcctagcgCTCATGCCAAATagagtcgctctggttcaaacgTCTCTGACACTGTGTGAAAATAAACCTTGGTCCTTATAACTGTAGTTCTAACTGGTAATCTTACTTACTAATGTCTTAATAATAGGTTGCCTTGGTAATAATATTGTAATTAATATTTCTGTTTcctggaaaatataaattattatgcgTTTCCTTGCTTAAGGTGGAAGCTCTAAAATTTATTACATTCTTTACACGCGCCCAGAATTAATCCAAGCCCCTGTCAGCAttaatcatttaatcctcacaacaactctagtTGTATTTTTCGGCATCCTTCCTATATCTACTATTCAGATAACTAGGATTCGttaaacttgaattttttttagggTAGTGATTTTGtatcattattttcttcattttgtatttAGGGAATATAAAATCCTTCCTCCTGGTCTTCTGAGACTGGGGCTTCGGTCTGAGATGTCATTCGTAGTCATGGTACCTGTGGACTTTTggacttttctgatttttgtttttctaattcttaatAGAATTAAGCCTTGGTATTCTCCTCTTCCACTTAAATTAATTGTAACATAAAAGAATGGAGGTCTCTTGGGCCTCTCAATCAGCCTGGTCGCACAAGGTTATTAGAGTAGTGCTACCATCTAATTTACTGTTCAACCCAGGCCATCGTAGACAATGAAAAGATGGGCCACTATTAAGCTTGGATAATCGACACTGATCGCATGCAAACCAGGACACGTAGTCACTTATAGGAGACTGTTGGAAAATCCCTTTAAGGCCTGGGGACTCTGATATCATGATGAcaggaaatctttctttttcaggAGAAACAAGTGAAAAGCACTGACTGCAGCTATTGTCTATTATTCTCAGCTTGGCACCATAAGAAACCGTGTGTACCTTCCCGGAAGGCAGAATACATTAAGTAACAAAGGAAGAGAACAGGCAAGGCTTGTCAAAGTCCCTGTGAGGAGTTCCTCTTGGTATCTAGAAATCATACttgttttcttgctctttttcctACGAGTCAgtgtgtcactctgtcgcccaggctagagtgcagtggcgcgatcatggctcaccatagcctccagctcccaggctcaagcagtcctcctgcctcagcctcctgagcagctgggaccacaggtgcatgctaccacacccagctaattaaaaatatatacatacacatatatagtgcagatgaggtcttgctgtgtttcccaagctggttttgagttcctggcctcgagtgatccttctgcctcagcctcccaaagtgctggtattacaagcatgagccactgtccccacccCACTTGCTTTCTAATaattctgtattagtctgttctcatactgccaTAAAGAAATGACTCaaactgggtactttataaagaaaagaggttatattggttcatggttctttaggctatacaggaagcacactggcttctgcttctggggaagcctcaggaaactttcaatatGGCAGAAGGTAGAGGGGGAGTGAGGCATCTCACTTGGCAGGAGCAAGAGCAAAAGAGAGTAAGGGGGGAGGTactgcacacttttaaataaccagatctcaagagaacttactcactatcacgacgacagtaccaagggggatgCTGTCAAACCTTTCATGAGAAacagcctccatgattcaatcacctccctctAGGCTCCACTCCCAACGTTGGGAATTACAACTGAACATGacatttgggtgaggacacagatccaaaccatatcaatttctATGAAAGAAGAGAATGATTTGAATGAAATGAGAAAGTAGATTTCCAGCATTGAATGGTCCCAAAGGGAGTAAAATAATTGTGACAGGGTATGATCATTGGCCTGCAATTTCTGCCTGAAGAAGAGTAGGAAAAAGGAGGTCTGGACATCACATGCCTTGCTTTATGAAGCAGCTCCGCCAAGTACAAGGTGACCAGTGGCTGTGGATGGTTGACAACTCCCCTACTCTTCCCCCTCTTCTACTGTCTACTCCTGGGACAAAGTGAGCCACGCCAGCTCAGATACTACACTGACCACAGGGAACCTCACCTTTTCCATGGAATGGAAGTTGTGTAGGGAATATCCAAATGTTGCTTAGCATTGCCTTAGATAAGAACCAAAGGGACAGTGAAGCCCTCTGACAGCTATCTGCCCTATAACTTTCATCTTACTGTGCCTAAAATATGGTCAGAACCCAGAAAGAGGCATAATTCCTCATTTTGGCAGGctctaaatctaaaataatgatTCTCAAACATGGTGTAACTTGTGCCTGATTTGCTTTATCCTGGGTCACTGCTCCTTTTCTGTCAGACACTGGGATTCCAGTGAGACAAATGGAAAGGGAGCCCTAGACCCTCTGACCTTCTATCTTTTATCTATACACatacacctgtgtgtgtgtgtgtctgtgtgtgtgtgtgtctgtgtgtctgtgtgtgtgtgtgtaaaaccgagtgggttttttttcttggaatgaAAGAATGGGACaacattacaaaaaataaaaacttgaaacagAATGTGTATTATCCTTGGTTGTGTTTCCTTGGCCCTGCAGCAGGATGAAGCTCTCCATTGGCATCATTTTCTGCTCCCTGGTACTGGGTATCAGCAGCCAACGATGGTTAACATTCCTCAAGGAAGCTGGCCAAGGTAAGGTCCACAGGATAGGGAGCAGGAAGCTGCTTCTGGCTGCCCCCAGAATTCAGCTGAGCAGAGGCCACACCCCCACTGGGCGAAGGTGCTAGTGATGCCACAGATGGATAGAGAAGGAGCATGGTTTTCCATAAGCGTGGTTCCTCATGCTTTTATGGCCAGCTTTGACACTCTTCTGTGAGGATCCCCCAGCCTGGGGCCGCATAAGGTGTGAGCTGCCTCTTTTCAGCAGGAGCGTGAGAGAGATGCGGAGTTCAGGGGGTGCATGTTCTCATAATATCGGTGGGGCTCTACTGCCCCCTAGTGGGGAATCTGGGACAGCTCATGTCTATGTCTCCTGGGAAGCCAGGAAGCAGGTAGATCAAACCTGCTTTGATCGTGTGAGGCGATCGTGTGAATCGTGTGAGGAGAGTCCACGGGGAAGCAGAATGGAGCCAACAGTCcccataaaaacaaacaagcttaGCTGAGATTTTAATACGTACTAGGCACTGTTTTAATTGTACTAATGAATTGGTTTCCATCATTTAGTCCTATGATGCAAGTAAACCCTTAACAGAGAagctcacacaaacacacacacacacacacacacgcgcgcgcgcgcaaccCAAGATACCAAGCGAAGTTCCAAAGCAGAGCAGAATTTAACCCAGGCAGTCTTGCTCTGCAGACCTTGCTCTTAATCATGGTGCTCTGCTGCTTTCAAAACAAGAGTTCTGCATTTGTAAACACATAGCTCATCCTTTATCTAAGAAATGGCAAATAGGATGTGATGCCTTTGGAAGGTAAGTCTAGCTCCACTTATCCCAGTAAAAGATACAGTGAATTACCTTGATGGTGGTTCTGTTGGGGCTTATACGTGGCCAGAAAACTGCTAGCAAGAGAAATATAAcccaaggctgggcgcagtggctcacacctgtaatcccagcactttgggaggctgaggtgggcggatcacctgaggtcaagagttcgagaccaggctggcaaacatggtgaaaccctgtctctactaaaaatacaaaaattagccaggtgtggtggcatgtgtctataatcccagctactcgggaggctgagggagaagaattgtttgaactcgcgaggtgggggttgcagtgagccgagatcacaccactgcactccagcctaggagacagagcaaaactccatcgagacagagagagagagagaaatatatccCACTAGCCACAATAAAGTggcaaaattttgttttcagaatgcagtattttaaatttcagatattattatttttctgagcgTCTGAAAAATGGTTTTAAGGATTTGCTTTTAATCCTATTTACATGTTCACACACTCAACTACAAATATCTTTCATTCCTTAggttaatatttttcaaagggTTGTTCTGGGACCACTTGCCTGAGACTCACCTGGCGTCTGAGATGctttgtgaaatgaaatgaagattCCTGGATCCATACCCTACCCCCGCCGCCCCCAGCAGCCATAGTCTCTTGGGATAGAGCCTAGAAATCTTGCCTTTACCAAGCACCTCAGTAGATTTTTATACACAGTAAGGGCTGAGAACCACTACCTCTTGTTTTGCTGCCCAAAGTGATAAAATGTGCCAGGAATTTTTGAAGTACTTATTAAGCCAACCTGAACATCAAGGAGCCATTTAAGTTAGTAACTCAGAAGAATGAGTCGAGTAAAATGTTATAAACTCTGAATAACAGCAATCAATTTAACACTAGgaataataaatgcataaaatgaaGATGAATTATCTCATAGGGAAATTATATAAGTCATGATTGTAACTCTACATTTGAGTTCCCCCTTTTCCGtaatcagttaatttttaaaaaaatattcgtCACTTAATTCTAGCTTGATCAGATCCCTTCGGTCCATAACTCCCTGCTCCTGATCTTAGTTTAGCCCTTCTTTATTCTTAAGCCACCTTTCCTAAGGACCAGAGAAGTGAAATGATAATATATTGACCACCTACAATGTTCTAGGCATCATACAtgcattttctctgttcttctgCATAATCACTCTGAGGCAGGCAATACTCCTCCATTTCACTGGGGAGGACACCGAGGTTCTGAACTAGTGGGTCAGTTGTCCTTTTTCTGAATTTGATTACCCAGTTGTATAAAGCTTTCTTAAATAACTCACCTTTATCACTTGTTGACTGAATTCTGACAGATGTCAGTTTCTAAATATAGCCTGAACATTCAGATGTACTCAGGACCAAGTTGTCCTCACTCTAACTACAGGCATGAATTTCTCCCATTGACTAGATTAGGAGTGCTGTATGTCTGCAGCCTCCCTTACAATTCCCTGTGTTCTCACACCTTGGTCTAAGGATTCCCTGGGTCCTTCCAGGAAGAAGTTCATTGTACAATGAAACATCCCTTAAGGCCCATTTAATCTCTTCTTTAGGTGCATCACACATGgttaaaaacaaagtaataacAGAACtttgaatggaatcatacagaatgAAACTTACACCAAGTACAATTCTCATTACATTAACCCAGGGAAGTGAAAAGTAGAAGAATATTTATTCCAAGCCAGTATAATTTCGGAGGGCTTTGTTAAAGGCTGAAATCTTCGGGAAGAAATTAGTGAGAAGAAAATTGTTCATTCCTCTATTTTCCCAGACATAATTGTTttgatcattttctttcctttccagggTCTCCGGACATGTGGAGAGCCTACTCTGACATGAAAGAAGCCAATTACAAAAATTCAGACAAATACTTCCATGCTTGGGGGAACTACGACGCTGTACAAAGGGGGCCTGGGGGTGTCTGGGCTGCAGAAGTGATCAAGTAATGCACATTCCTGATGTTGCCGGGGATGAGTGAGCAGAGCTTGCCTGCCTTGGACAGTCAGGAGAGAGGCAAGCTCCTTGTAGAGAAGTTAGAGGCTGCAGACCCTCCTCCTCTTGCACTCTGTTTGCCTCTGTGCTTAGTGCAAGGGTCTGAGTGGATGATAGGAGTGAGTGATTCCTCACTCTCCGTATCTGGGTGCTGTTCATCCAGCCTAGGGGAGCCCAGCCTGGCTGAGTGGGGCGGTGCCCAGGCAGGGTCAGTGTTTTCACCACCACTTCCTTGGCCTTTCTGGGCTTCTCCCAGAGTCCTCCCTTGGAAAGCGGAGAATGGGAAGGTGGGCTGTTGCTCACTGGCCTGGTGATTAATCTCTTTGCTTGCCTGGACTGTAGCAATGCCAGAGAGAATGTCCAGAGACTGACAGGAGACCGTAAGGAGGACTCGCTGGCTGGCCATGCTACCAACAAATGGGGCCAGAGTGGCAAAGACCCCAATCACTTCTGACCTGCTGGCCTGCCTGAGAAATACTGA
Above is a genomic segment from Chlorocebus sabaeus isolate Y175 chromosome 1, mChlSab1.0.hap1, whole genome shotgun sequence containing:
- the LOC103239306 gene encoding serum amyloid A-3 protein-like isoform X1, producing the protein MKLSIGIIFCSLVLGISSQRWLTFLKEAGQGSPDMWRAYSDMKEANYKNSDKYFHAWGNYDAVQRGPGGVWAAEVINNARENVQRLTGDRKEDSLAGHATNKWGQSGKDPNHF
- the LOC103239306 gene encoding serum amyloid A-3 protein-like isoform X2: MKLSIGIIFCSLVLGISSQRWLTFLKEAGQGSPDMWRAYSDMKEANYKNSDKYFHAWGNYDAVQRGPGGVWAAEVINGKDPNHF